tggaacaaagtcctttgtatgggatgaaaaattctagaagctatatctcgggccaggaggcttggactcatacaattttttgtcagtatatGCCTAGCattagtagctatcgattgagtatagtgagacatgagtccaaggctgacatctggtagctctggaacaaagtcctttgtatgggatgaaaatttctagaagctatatctcgggctaggaggcttggactcatataattttttgtcagtgtttacctatcactagtagctatcgattgattatagtgagacatgagtccaagactgacatctggtagctctggaacaaagtcctttgtatggaatgaaaaattctagaagctatatctcgggccaggaggcttggactcatacaattttttgtcaatatttgcctagcactagtagcaatcgattgagtatagtgagacatgagtccaaggctgacatctggtagctctggaacaaagtcctttgtatgggatgaaaaattcaagaagctatatctcgggcgaggaggcttggactcatataattttttatcagtatttacctagcactagtagctatcgattgagcatagtaagacatgagtccaaggctgacatatggtagctctggaacaaagtcctttgtatggaatgaaaaattctagaagctatatctcgggccaggagacttggactcatacaattttttgtcaatattttcctaGCAATAGTAGCAATCGATTGAGCATAGtaagacatgagtccaaggctgacatctggtagctctggaacaaagtcctttgtatggaatgaaaaattctagaagctatatctcgggctaggaggcttggacccATGAggtattttggattttgaagtcttaatttacaagctttcaaaatattataagaaGACGTCGATCCGAGGCTTCCTTCTCATCCAAAACCAATAAAAGCAATTGGTACAATCAATGAGCCCAGATAAATACTATTCGACAATTACCGTACTTCATGTAAGAACGATTTAGCTCACATGAATTGTCATGAGCTGATGTGTGAGAGGGCCCGTGTTCGATCCCAGAGATGTGcggttttttatttcagaaattcaactCTCTCTCAAGAGAGAGCTTAGGATGCGTTCACTTTTCATGTGCTGGTTTCTCTCATGTGCTGGCGTACCAGTAATGCGTTACAGCCAGTTCTAATATAAACTTATTTCCTGCCAATGTGTGGAGTACTCTTGACAGCCTGTGACATTGGCTTCTAAATATTAATCCAAGCGTTTATTCTTTCGAAGCCACTTGTCCAGAACGGTTCTGTTTTTTCGGATTTAACACTTTTAATGAAACTTAAAATAAACTTAATAAAATGAGTGCAGATTCAGAATCTGTCAATTCTGCTGGAGCCACAAGGGTTAGTATTTCATACATTCATAATTAATTAGTTGAATTACagtaatggaaaattattggTTTCAGATGAATGACAATATCGACCAATTATCGGTGACGAGCGTCATATCTGGATATGATTTTCAGAATTTGATCGAGGACTgtcttgtcaaaatattctcCTGCAAATCATTAACGTTGATAGATTTGTGTTCGCTTGCCGATACTTGTAAGCGAATTCAAGGAATTGTCCAACGCATCGCtttaaaagaaattcgttTCGAGAATGGGGTTGGGAACGAGTTATGTAAAGTGTTCTGGCGAAACTGTACGTCCATCGAAAAATACACACAAAGTGAGGTTGAAagaattttcaggaattttggATCGACTATGTCTGTTTTGTTATGTCGAAGTTTTGATTTACCTTATCTGTACAATCTGATATTGAACTATTGTGGCGATAATTTGAAAACCCTCAAAATTCACCATTCGTTCCTGTCTAATATTCCCACAGGAAAGTTAACACAACTGAAGCAACTTCATTTGCAGGATGTTAATATCAAGCTAAACGCttcgacattcgtacaactaATTTCATTGGTTGAGCTGAAATTGATACGGGTCCGAAATAGCAGagttattttgaaaaaccattttcctaagTTGGAACGATTTACATTCGTTGGGACCGTCCAACATCGAGTCGATGAACTGTCCGCTGAAACAGCAGAGAGTTTTGAAGttttaaaaactttcttcGAGCTCAACCATACTTTgaaaacaatcaaatttaaGTTGGATGACTTTAACGAGATCTACATGATGTctcttttgaaaaaaattgctttcaGTTGCAAAGAATTGGATGTATTTCGTGTGAACCGAGTATACGCTTTTTTCCTAGAACCATTGCAATCGTTACAATCGCTGGTATGCCTAGAATTATGGGATATGTCATGTCAAGATTTGCATGTTTTTGCACCCCTAACCACATTGCGTACATTAAGTTTAAACCGATGCCGTCTACCAAAAGTTTCCAGTGAATTTTCTGCACTAGCTCAGTTAACCAAACTGGATGTGAACGCGTCTCAGTCTTACAGTGTGATCGATGTGGTCGGCATAATCAGTGAACTGGTAAATCTGGAAGAGTTTACTATTAATCGGCGGCGGGCGCAGTCTGCGATGGTACCACTTGTTTTggataaaaaagtttttgcgaAAATTGTGGACATAGTTAAGGAAAGAACGAACGTCTTAACGATGACTTGTAAGACCAACTTTATTCCTACCTACTTTGAGGACAATgaaaaaatactattactgCCTCTTCGTACTAATGTAGAATACTAAACTTATCTCAAAGATTATTGTAGAATTTATCGTACGaataaaaattagtgaaaaatatttttgcttttcaATTCTTACGAATCACAATCGCAGGACTGTATTGATGGATTCTAACTTCATATAAAACTCAGGAGATGTGTCTTCGGGAAATGACTGACTTTATGGACACATCATACACGGTATATGTATAGGTATGTACATGCAGAAGCTACTCGATGTGATCCAATTCATTGCAGTATAATGAGATCACCACTTGACGATcttttaatgaagtaaaacaAACAAGCGACAGAGAGAAGTGTTCATTGCTGACTTACAGTGTACTTTCAAATTCGCCAGTAAATTATGTGATTTACTGCAAACTGCGAACCCCTGTTCAGAAAATGTAGTGATGTCCAAAGAAAAAgacttttcacatttttaattattttaattttattcaactATTCGTTTCGCTGAGATCAATTCACGAACTTTCCTCTTCAGAATTTTTCCGGATGGAGTCATTGGAAGTTCGTCGACAAACATAACTCCACCATGCAACTGTTTATGGATTGGCATTTTTGCCTCGACGAATTTTACGATGAAATCTTCAGacacagttttctcaaaaccTGGTTCCTTAATTATAACAGCAGTTGCAAGATCCGACGCTTCATGATGAAAGCCAACGACGGACACAAATTTTACCCCTTCGATCATCTCGATGACAGCTTCGATTTCAGAAGGATTGTATTGGTAATTCTTGTACTTGAGAATTTCTTTCTTCCTGTCAATTATGTGGAGATGATGATCCTCGTCAAAGTACACAATGTCTCctgttttgaaaaaattttcctcATCAAATGCGTCTTCGGTAGCCTTCGGGTTTCCATAATATCCGAGAAATTTTATTGGACTTTTGATTCTCAATTCACCTGCGCAATCCACTCCCAATCGATTTCCATCATCGTCAACGACTTTAAAGGCATGATTCGGCATGAATACGTTCCCTACTGATGTCGGCTTTGTTTCACCCATTGGTATTGAACAGGCACATTCCGTCATTCCATAGGCAACGGTTAATCTTATGTTGGGAAACttcattttaaagttttcacGGACTGAAGGTGAAACCATTGAACCTGCAGTCATAATCGAGTTTAAGGAATGGTCACACGATGcaaatttttccgattttatgATTTCTATCAGTTGAGTGGGTGGCACAAACAGACTGTTGACACTGTACTTTACCGCAAGTTCAGTCAAAAGGCCGATGCTAAATCTTTGGTTCGTGACGATGCGAACTTCCTTATGTGGAAAACCGGTAGTTGCGCAGGGATAAAATCCAGAAGACCAGTATGTTGTGCTGAAGGTCAATGACGTTGTGGGAGGAGAATTTGCGTAGAAGTCAAAAAATAACAGAAGAAATGCATTACTGACAGAAACCCCTTTCGATGATCCTGATGTTCCAGATGAGCAAACAATTGCAACGACCTTCTCATCAACAGGTTCGTCGAACGTTGGAACGACAAATGCATCTTCGACTCCAGTCGGTGTTAGCAATTCGTCAAAGGACTTTGCTCCCGCAACTTTTCCATTTGTATATATCATCGTTCCACAATTCATACGTTTAAGTGCCTTCTTCACTGTTAGATAAACATCGTAATCGCACAACACCAATTTCGGTTTCGTCTGGCTGAACATGTTACACACATCGTCGACAGTGAACATCGGATCTATCGGGTTTGGAGGAACTCCGATGAGAATGCAGGCGTTGATAAATATGGTTGTAGCGTTGGAATTCATGCACACAACTCCAGCAACATCATTTGGCTTGATTCCaatattcatcaaattttgggCAACACGAACGATTGATGTCAAAAAATTTCCGGAGTATAAACGTTGCTCATCGTCGTGAAATATTTGTAAGAGTTTATTTGGACTCTTTCTTAAATTCTCGATTATCTTTTCACCGACGTAAACGTTCTGGTGTGATACGGGTGCTTCGAATGCTTTccacaatttattttcttcatcgTAAGTTGAttgcaacattttcaacatttgcTCCATGTTATTATTCACTGCAGTTACTATAATGCGACTACTAACAACTGTTAGTATACTAACGACAATTAAAAACTGAATAAGCAGTTGGTTTATCAAGTAGCAGTTTTATAAGTTTAGATAAACCACTTGAATCATTTGCCAACTATTAATgattatacaaaaatcgaaacgACTTCTTGTCAACAATTGGAaagtcaattcaattttattgataagaAAATCACAAGCCATCATACCACGTTTTGGTTTTATACATTAGAAAAGTTGAGTCAGGGTGACGTCGAtgaaactttaaataaatgtttgtcaGATAGCCGCACTAATTTTTTTCAGCTTAAATCAGAAGATGATAATACAATCGGTTCAGCAAAAGTGGGCTCGACCCGTATGCTGATAGGTAGTGTTTTTTGCTTATGAAGTATAATAAAGTCGATTTTCATGTTTCTTTTTAGAAGGGTAATACACACAGAAAAGTACTTACAACGTAAAAATCCCTGGTTTTTTCGggataatttttcaaattttgggtTAAACCTGAAATCccgaaaaaaatatggaaaataaagAGGTGATTTCGAACGTAAGATTATTGACTGGCCTGTGAAAGGAAGTAACTATTGTGTAAAACTActtcaatttaagtttttttataATTGGACTCTCGGTGTATCGTGGTATCGTGGTGCACCGAGTTTCGGTTTtatatttatagaaaaaaatttattgttacagATATCATGCTGTGTATTTAGCACTTAGAGAATGCGATGcgaagttttaaattttagtaCGAAATTGgcttatgtcaaaataaaatgaattgtaGTTGTTGCTACGTAAATAACAACAGCCGAGAAAATCATggcaataaaacaaaagtgtGTTGAATGTCATTCCACATTCGGTCgcgtaaaattcatttgacaTAAGCCGATGTCGCATTAAAATTGCAGATGTAAAAtgtatacaaacaaaatttacgtcACTCAACACACTTACACTTATTGTATATTATGCACAACTATACTTATCATCGCAATAAACACCTGATCGAGATTTGATAGATTATTTTCGCCATTTGTGCGCCATCAGCTTAAGTATGTCACGATGACAAAACTGTCAAAGTATTTTGcgtttattttctttcattttgtgaCAGTAGACATATTGTATTGGTGTTTGACAACTTGACAGCTTGAGCATCACCACTCGAAGGTTGATTCATACTGagcatcagtttttttttacagaacgATGATCGAAACCACTATTCATATTTATAGGGTCAGTAGAAAGCACAGTTGctagtgtttaaaaaaaaacctgcaGCTACATGTATTCATTATTCAAGCTACAATTTAGTGAATTTACCTTCACATTGAAATTGTTCATCAACTGCCGTCCTTATTGCAAAAATACCATTAACTCTTACCATATATACCATAAAATTTGACATCACTAGCTCAAAATCAGTGTGACCAACATATAGAATTCCAGACCATGTTTTTCTTCCACATGTCGTATATATCTCTTATTCATATATGGGAaaagtcggttggcctgtaaagccgccacaatttttttcagtatATATGAATATTGCGCTCTATTTTCAcgtgaaataacttcactttGGTAAATATGCATGACAGTACttagttcacaaaaaaaagatcgctgacattattgaaaaatctattacatttaaaCTTTAGTTTCCTTCATATCCCTATATGATCTTACTCTCAGATGATTGTGaagcgaaaatgttttcaattatttacgaATTTCTAACAGTGACATCACCGTAAATTAGCAATAATATTATCGATGTTTTAATACATTAATATATTAGCTAAATAATTGTCTTCTTCAAAGTTTTCACCCTCCCGAAATATTCCGCTTATCCAACCAACTAATGCAAAAGTaaagttcaaaattttcaagtaactcaaataaaacttttacaatATTCCTCCATGATGTGATGGTGTTATGCTTCAagtttatttcgaaaaagtttttcaagaaCAATTCAtgctaaaatgtaaaataatgagCTGCCATTCGAAAATTGATAAATCCTTGTCTGTGTCTGTGAAACCGGTCTATGGGTAAATATCATTGGATTCACAGTGTTTACAATGCAGTCTCAAGAATTACTATTTACTCAGACGGTTTAATAAAGTTCTTTTTTGTGCATGGCGTGAACATTATagatttaaagtttttttttactgtcgCTTTGCATTTGGGATAAGGATTCAAATGGAAATAgagaagaagacgaaaaaaaaatagagaaCAACGAACGGAACGTCCACCCAAGATCTGCTTAACCTCATATTTTATACCgaataaaaccattttttatgtcgtgtaaagaaaattgtacAACGTCGACATAACATTCCACATGCCATATTAAtaaaactaatatttttgcttaTTTCGTAATTTTGTGAACAAGCCACATTGCGTGACTTTTTGTCGTGAAtaaatttccgttttttatGTTGGCTCCTTCTTTCGTTCCAAGTTCCAACTTacagaattttcaataatattttttagtgaaattttgttttttttatgaattaatcAAAAGAGCATAGTCTGCGCTTGAAACGTGTGGTATTATTAAAAGAATTAGACGAATAGCTTTAGCCAGCAAAATGTAGATCCTGTAAAATAGTTGAACAGCAAATTCCTTGCACATGTAGTGTAGTCTCTCTGTGTGTGTGAATAGAAACAATATGTGTTGGGTCATGAGATAGAGGTGGTGCggagttttgttttgttaggACAGGCTATTAATCCCAGCTTATACCGACGAGAGACCAAAGctttattttgattgaaaagaaaCCTGAAATTCCTCCTTTGATAATTCCTCCATTAGTTCATGCTGCGAATGGAATTATTACTTCATAAGCGTTTTGATAGTGTTGTATACGTACTAGTCATTAGTTGTTATCGTTCTATTACACCTTACAATACATTCAAGTTTACGGGATATTAGGGCACGTACATTccattcgaaatgaaattccattttcttttattattttaatcctctttgaaattttctctcttttggaaatgaaattaaactaCTACTAAATACGAATTAAGCTTAGAATAATCTCGAAGCTCGTTTTAAAACAGTGGACCTTCTACATAATTAGAAGAATTTCACCGAACAAGTAGcagtaaaatgtgaaattatttttatattgtaACCGCCCAAAGTAAGTGGAGCAAATGACTGTATTACGAGTGTTTGTGTGCATTCATTAATAAATTGGTTAAGATAATAATGGCAAAGGTTCTGTAGTTCTGTTGTGCATTTTCTCattgttattttaaattggagcattaaaattagtttctttttttctgggAAATGTGCAAAATCCTTGGTATTAAAATGATATTACAAGAGATGTGG
This region of Bradysia coprophila strain Holo2 chromosome IV, BU_Bcop_v1, whole genome shotgun sequence genomic DNA includes:
- the LOC119066761 gene encoding 4-coumarate--CoA ligase 1-like, whose translation is MEQMLKMLQSTYDEENKLWKAFEAPVSHQNVYVGEKIIENLRKSPNKLLQIFHDDEQRLYSGNFLTSIVRVAQNLMNIGIKPNDVAGVVCMNSNATTIFINACILIGVPPNPIDPMFTVDDVCNMFSQTKPKLVLCDYDVYLTVKKALKRMNCGTMIYTNGKVAGAKSFDELLTPTGVEDAFVVPTFDEPVDEKVVAIVCSSGTSGSSKGVSVSNAFLLLFFDFYANSPPTTSLTFSTTYWSSGFYPCATTGFPHKEVRIVTNQRFSIGLLTELAVKYSVNSLFVPPTQLIEIIKSEKFASCDHSLNSIMTAGSMVSPSVRENFKMKFPNIRLTVAYGMTECACSIPMGETKPTSVGNVFMPNHAFKVVDDDGNRLGVDCAGELRIKSPIKFLGYYGNPKATEDAFDEENFFKTGDIVYFDEDHHLHIIDRKKEILKYKNYQYNPSEIEAVIEMIEGVKFVSVVGFHHEASDLATAVIIKEPGFEKTVSEDFIVKFVEAKMPIHKQLHGGVMFVDELPMTPSGKILKRKVRELISAKRIVE